One part of the Esox lucius isolate fEsoLuc1 chromosome 10, fEsoLuc1.pri, whole genome shotgun sequence genome encodes these proteins:
- the LOC105025868 gene encoding C-type lectin domain family 4 member E-like — MTSQRLFGRLNSGEFSYCSGKMDNVKAGENTASGTGLLQLRKMDGSTEMDCCYSRYRLLAHYLALLCFLLTLAILLQTCYLLQITLSFQSQSTLKEAKLKDLTQKLDSLNQSYLLLFRKYPALNQYCSIANSTNNERECSSCPEGWESFGEKCYLYSQDRWDWSSSQYHCLSAGGNLAMVKNEEEQIFLWKRAKELSQGDSYWVGLRKGNPGKASQWVDNSPVANWFLDVFGDNDPKNVDTRELCAVLLPADSHKADWYATTCMNSLKSICEKTQGTLQ; from the exons ATGACCTCTCAACGTTTATTTGGGAGGTTGAACTCAGGAGAGTTTTCTTACTGCTCTGGGAAAATGGACAATGTAAAAGCCGGGGAGAATACAGCATCTGGAACGGGCCTGCTTCAACTAAGAAAGATGGATGGGTCCACAGAGATGG ATTGCTGCTATTCACGATACCGACTGTTAGCACATTACCTGGCTTTGCTTTGTTTTCTGCTGACTTTGGCCATACTCCTACAGACCTGTTACT TGTTGCAGATCACCTTGAGCTTCCAGTCACAGTCCACCTTGAAAGAGGCCAAGCTCAAAGACCTTACTCAGAAACTGGACTCTCTGAACCAGTCCTACCTACTTCTCTTCCGCAAGTACCCAGCGCTCAACCAGTACTGTTCCATAGCCAACAGCACCAACAATG AACGTGAGTGCAGTTCATGCCCAGAGGGATGGGAATCTTTTGGGGAGAAATGCTACCTCTACTCCCAGGACAGATGGGATTGGAGCTCCAGTCAGTACCACTGCCTGTCTGCAGGGGGCAACCTTGCCATGGTGAAAAATGAGGAGGAGCAG ATCTTCCTTTGGAAGAGAGCTAAGGAGTTGAGCCAAGGAGATTCGTACTGGGTCGGCCTGAGAAAGGGTAACCCAGGCAAAGCCTCGCAATGGGTGGACAATTCTCCTGTGGCGAACTG GTTTTTGGACGTTTTCGGAGATAATGATCCTAAGAACGTGGACACCAGGGAGCTGTGTGCTGTGCTGTTACCAGCAGACAGCCACAAGGCTGATTGGTATGCCACCACATGTATGAACAGCCTGAAGAGCATTTGTGAGAAGACACAAGGCACACTGCAATGA